Within Candidatus Peregrinibacteria bacterium, the genomic segment GCTACTTACTTCTAAAAAAGCTAGGATTTCCTTTCAAGGATGAGGTTAAGAAGCCATCCCCTGCTAAGAAATAATATTAAAAATTAACTAATCGACTGATGGCACGAAAATCTGAAATAGCAAAGGCAAATAAAAGCAACGCATTAAAGGCGAAAATGACAGCGAGTGGTAAGCGTGGCGTTGGAAGTGTCAGAGGTGAAAACAGATGCAAGCTCTGTGGGCGATCTAAGGCGTTTATGAGAAAATTTGATCTTTGCAGAATATGTTTTAGAGAGGGTGCTGCAGATGGACAAATAATGGGAATAAAAAAATCATCTTGGTAACAGTTGATGAAGTATGAGTCTTAATTTCTAAGCGACCGATAGACGAGAAG encodes:
- a CDS encoding type Z 30S ribosomal protein S14 yields the protein MTASGKRGVGSVRGENRCKLCGRSKAFMRKFDLCRICFREGAADGQIMGIKKSSW